One genomic segment of Erythrobacter sp. THAF29 includes these proteins:
- the tatC gene encoding twin-arginine translocase subunit TatC, protein MAFEIKDIDETRAPLLDHLVELRTRLVRCVIALAIAFVACFYFADDIFGFLVLPLTDAFPEGQGKLIYTQLYEAFFVELKVALFAAFFVSFPIIANQLWAFVAPGLYAREKKAFLPFLLMTPVLFISGAALAYYVVMPTAFRWFLGFEGQVGGLDIEALPGTGNYLSLVMQFILAFGITFLLPVLLMLLHRAGIVTRAQLAGARRYVIVGVVALAAIVTPPDPGSQIILALPLLLLFEGSLILMRLQERSVQKSSKPDDATAPSDAEPATKDS, encoded by the coding sequence ATGGCATTCGAGATCAAGGATATCGATGAGACGCGGGCTCCTCTGCTCGATCATCTGGTTGAATTGCGTACGCGGCTGGTGCGCTGTGTCATCGCGCTCGCGATCGCTTTCGTGGCCTGCTTTTACTTTGCAGATGACATTTTCGGCTTTCTCGTGTTGCCGCTCACCGATGCCTTTCCGGAGGGGCAGGGAAAGCTGATTTACACACAGCTCTATGAGGCGTTTTTCGTCGAGTTGAAGGTGGCGCTGTTTGCAGCGTTTTTCGTCAGCTTTCCAATCATAGCCAACCAGTTGTGGGCGTTTGTCGCGCCGGGGCTCTATGCGCGGGAGAAGAAGGCATTTCTGCCATTCCTGCTGATGACGCCGGTGCTGTTCATCAGCGGTGCGGCGCTGGCCTATTATGTCGTGATGCCGACTGCGTTCAGATGGTTTCTCGGCTTCGAGGGACAGGTCGGCGGGCTCGATATCGAGGCGCTGCCGGGGACGGGTAACTATTTGAGCCTCGTCATGCAGTTTATCCTCGCCTTCGGCATCACATTCCTGCTGCCAGTGTTACTGATGCTGCTACACCGCGCGGGGATCGTTACGCGCGCGCAGCTCGCAGGGGCGCGGCGCTATGTGATCGTCGGGGTGGTCGCGCTTGCTGCGATCGTGACGCCGCCCGATCCGGGTTCGCAGATCATACTCGCGCTTCCGCTGCTTCTGCTGTTCGAAGGCTCGCTGATACTAATGCGTTTGCAGGAACGTTCGGTCCAGAAGTCGTCCAAGCCGGACGATGCAACCGCCCCCTCGGACGCCGAGCCGGCCACCAAAGATAGTTAA
- a CDS encoding amidohydrolase, producing the protein MIRTAILAAAALAAFASSPALADTLVDNVDGITVNEEGEVVRFTGLVFDDDGKVVQILERGERRPKVEYGIDGEGRVMLPGMIDAHVHVMGIGFGALLLDLSDTNSLEEALAKIKAFADENPGRPWILGRGWNQEKWGLGRFPTAEELDSVVADRPVWLSRVDGHASWANSLAMQVAGVTAANSDPSGGRIIRKAGSREPAGVFVDAAEALVNAVVPAPRPEDRDAALIKAQEILLENGITAVADMGTSIEDWQTFRRAGDAGRLNIRIMSYATDADTMDLIAGPGPTPWLYDDKLRMGGIKLYLDGALGSRGATLKKPYEDEPQTTGLPLLTPAQLRNIMSRAAMDNFQVATHAIGDAANSDVLRAIEELSETYQGDRRWRIEHAQIVDPADLAKFGQHGVIASMQPLHQTSDRLMAESRLGPDRLDGAYAWRSVLQVGGKLAFGSDAPVEPADAFAGLAVAISRTDADGQPFGGWMPDETVSREAALKAFTADAAFAGFADGHFGRLVPGERADFILVDRDPMLASPSEIRETRVLQVWVGGKRMR; encoded by the coding sequence ATGATCCGCACTGCAATTCTCGCCGCGGCGGCACTTGCCGCCTTTGCCTCGTCCCCGGCGCTGGCCGACACACTGGTCGACAATGTCGACGGCATCACCGTCAATGAAGAGGGCGAAGTGGTCCGCTTCACCGGTCTCGTCTTCGATGACGATGGCAAGGTCGTGCAGATACTCGAGCGCGGCGAGCGCCGTCCGAAGGTGGAGTACGGGATCGATGGCGAGGGCCGCGTGATGCTGCCCGGCATGATCGATGCACATGTCCACGTCATGGGTATCGGTTTCGGCGCGCTGCTGCTCGACCTGTCCGATACCAATTCGCTCGAAGAAGCGCTCGCAAAGATAAAGGCCTTTGCCGACGAGAATCCGGGACGTCCGTGGATTCTCGGTCGCGGCTGGAACCAGGAAAAGTGGGGCCTCGGTCGATTCCCGACGGCGGAGGAACTGGATTCGGTCGTTGCCGATCGACCGGTTTGGCTGAGCCGTGTCGATGGACATGCAAGCTGGGCCAATTCGCTCGCAATGCAGGTTGCAGGGGTCACGGCCGCGAATTCCGATCCTTCGGGCGGCCGCATAATCCGCAAGGCCGGAAGCCGCGAACCTGCGGGTGTCTTCGTCGATGCGGCCGAGGCGCTGGTCAATGCAGTCGTACCCGCCCCTCGCCCCGAAGATCGCGACGCCGCGCTGATCAAGGCGCAGGAGATTCTGCTCGAAAACGGCATCACTGCTGTCGCCGACATGGGAACGAGCATCGAGGATTGGCAAACATTCCGGCGGGCAGGCGATGCGGGACGGCTCAACATCCGCATCATGTCCTATGCGACCGATGCCGACACGATGGACCTGATCGCAGGACCGGGTCCTACCCCGTGGCTTTACGACGACAAGCTGCGCATGGGCGGAATAAAGCTCTATCTCGACGGTGCACTGGGATCGCGTGGAGCAACTCTCAAGAAACCTTACGAGGATGAGCCGCAGACCACCGGGTTGCCGCTGCTCACACCTGCGCAGTTGCGAAACATCATGAGTCGAGCGGCGATGGACAATTTCCAGGTCGCGACCCATGCGATAGGCGACGCCGCCAATTCCGACGTGCTGCGCGCTATCGAGGAGTTGTCCGAAACCTATCAAGGTGACCGCCGCTGGCGCATCGAGCATGCGCAAATCGTCGACCCCGCCGATCTCGCGAAATTCGGCCAACACGGCGTGATCGCCTCGATGCAGCCGTTGCACCAGACTTCGGATCGATTGATGGCAGAATCTCGGCTCGGACCCGACCGTCTGGACGGTGCCTATGCGTGGCGTAGCGTTCTCCAAGTGGGCGGAAAGCTGGCCTTCGGTTCCGATGCTCCCGTCGAACCGGCAGACGCATTCGCGGGCCTCGCCGTAGCGATCAGCCGAACTGACGCGGACGGTCAGCCTTTCGGGGGATGGATGCCGGATGAGACCGTGAGCCGCGAAGCGGCGCTCAAAGCCTTCACCGCCGACGCCGCCTTTGCGGGCTTTGCCGACGGACACTTCGGACGGCTGGTGCCCGGCGAGCGAGCCGACTTCATCCTGGTCGATCGCGACCCTATGCTCGCTTCTCCGAGTGAGATCCGAGAAACGCGGGTGCTCCAGGTATGGGTCGGCGGCAAGCGCATGCGCTGA
- a CDS encoding NAD(P)-dependent oxidoreductase, translated as MTASHNIAFIGLGVMGGPMTGHLARAGHRVMAYNRSQERARKWQAIWTEENLEISFADTPAKAAAEADIVFVCVGNDEDLAEVTLGEFGVLATMKAGALLVDHTTVSANMARRLAGEAARRGIEAVDAPVSGGEAGAVNGQLAVMCGGSEEAVERARPVMDCYSKAIVHVGPSGAGQTAKMANQMCIAGVLGGLSEAIRLAEAAGLDLDRTYEAISGGAAQSWQMDNRWKTMTKDEFDFGFAIDWMRKDLGYALDEAKRLGLSSPITALVDQFYADVQAAGGGRRDTSALITRLPKSKPE; from the coding sequence ATGACAGCGTCGCACAATATTGCTTTCATCGGGCTCGGTGTGATGGGCGGTCCGATGACCGGCCACCTCGCACGGGCCGGGCACAGGGTCATGGCTTACAATCGCTCGCAGGAGCGCGCACGCAAATGGCAGGCGATATGGACAGAGGAGAATCTCGAAATTTCCTTTGCCGATACTCCCGCGAAAGCTGCTGCCGAGGCCGACATAGTGTTCGTCTGCGTCGGCAATGACGAGGATCTCGCCGAAGTCACTCTCGGCGAATTCGGCGTCCTCGCGACGATGAAAGCGGGCGCGCTGTTGGTCGACCACACAACCGTTTCTGCAAATATGGCGCGACGTCTCGCCGGCGAGGCGGCAAGGCGCGGGATCGAGGCGGTCGATGCTCCGGTTAGCGGCGGCGAGGCGGGAGCGGTTAACGGTCAGCTCGCCGTGATGTGCGGCGGCTCCGAAGAGGCGGTCGAGCGCGCCCGCCCCGTGATGGACTGCTATTCGAAGGCGATCGTCCATGTCGGCCCATCGGGCGCAGGGCAGACCGCCAAGATGGCGAACCAGATGTGCATCGCGGGCGTGCTTGGCGGCCTATCCGAAGCGATCCGGCTGGCCGAGGCCGCCGGGCTTGATCTCGACAGGACATATGAAGCGATTTCCGGCGGCGCGGCGCAAAGCTGGCAGATGGACAACCGCTGGAAGACCATGACCAAGGACGAGTTCGACTTCGGCTTCGCGATCGACTGGATGCGCAAAGATCTGGGCTATGCGCTCGATGAAGCCAAGCGCCTTGGTCTGTCCTCGCCGATCACAGCCTTGGTCGACCAGTTCTACGCCGACGTTCAAGCCGCAGGCGGCGGCAGGCGCGACACGAGCGCGCTCATCACCCGTCTGCCCAAAAGCAAACCCGAATAG
- a CDS encoding threonine ammonia-lyase, whose protein sequence is MTAQPASTAPRGAPVASLEELTLDTVHEAAARIEGAVVKTPMMHSKTLSEITGAEIWLKFENLQFTAAYKERGALNALLQLTDEQRTRGVIAASAGNHSQGLSYHGTRLGVPVTIVMPRTTPTVKVMQTESVGGNVVLEGETFDDAYAYACTLEQERGLTFVHPFDDPQIASGQGTVALEMLDVVPDLDCMVTPIGGGGLISGMATVAKALNPDIEMVGVQAALFPSMFAKIKGEERDCGGDTLAEGIAVKKPGEFTSKVIAERVDDILLVDEPSLEKAVSLLLQIEKTVVEGAGAAGLAAVLSNPERFAGKKIGLVLCGGNIDTRLLANVLLRDLARQGRLARLRITLQDRPGALFRVMRLFDEHNVNIIEIYHQRIFTSLPAKGLITDIECEARDAEQVERLVAALRAKNYKVQMVELN, encoded by the coding sequence ATGACCGCACAGCCCGCATCCACCGCGCCCCGGGGCGCGCCTGTCGCCAGCCTCGAAGAGCTGACCCTCGACACCGTGCACGAGGCCGCCGCCCGCATAGAAGGCGCGGTGGTCAAGACGCCCATGATGCATTCGAAGACGTTGTCCGAGATTACCGGCGCCGAGATCTGGCTGAAGTTCGAGAACCTCCAGTTCACCGCCGCCTATAAGGAACGCGGCGCGCTCAACGCGTTGCTTCAGCTGACCGACGAGCAGCGAACGCGCGGTGTTATTGCGGCTTCGGCGGGCAACCATTCGCAAGGCCTCTCCTACCACGGCACCCGTCTTGGAGTGCCGGTCACAATCGTGATGCCGCGTACTACGCCGACGGTGAAGGTGATGCAGACCGAGAGCGTTGGCGGGAACGTCGTGCTCGAAGGCGAAACGTTTGACGATGCATACGCCTATGCGTGCACGCTCGAACAGGAGCGCGGTCTTACTTTCGTCCACCCGTTCGACGATCCGCAGATTGCGTCGGGGCAGGGCACGGTGGCGCTCGAGATGCTCGACGTCGTTCCCGATCTCGATTGCATGGTCACCCCGATCGGAGGGGGCGGACTGATTTCCGGCATGGCGACGGTCGCCAAGGCGCTCAATCCCGATATCGAAATGGTCGGGGTGCAGGCTGCGCTGTTCCCGAGCATGTTCGCCAAGATAAAGGGCGAGGAGCGCGATTGCGGAGGGGATACCCTCGCAGAAGGAATCGCGGTCAAGAAGCCGGGCGAGTTCACCAGCAAGGTCATCGCCGAGCGGGTCGACGATATCCTGCTGGTCGATGAACCCTCGCTGGAGAAAGCGGTGTCTCTTCTTCTCCAGATCGAGAAAACCGTGGTCGAGGGTGCTGGCGCTGCGGGTCTTGCCGCAGTGCTGAGCAACCCTGAGCGCTTCGCGGGCAAGAAGATCGGCCTGGTCCTGTGCGGCGGCAATATCGATACGCGCCTGCTTGCCAATGTCCTTCTACGCGATCTCGCCCGCCAGGGGCGTCTCGCGCGGCTGCGGATCACGTTGCAGGACCGTCCCGGCGCATTGTTCCGCGTGATGCGCCTGTTTGACGAGCACAACGTCAACATCATAGAGATTTACCACCAGAGGATTTTCACCTCCCTGCCGGCCAAAGGGCTCATCACCGACATCGAATGCGAAGCGCGCGATGCCGAGCAGGTGGAGAGGCTCGTGGCAGCATTGAGAGCGAAAAACTACAAAGTGCAGATGGTCGAGCTCAATTAG
- a CDS encoding arginyltransferase produces MTAPIRFPRFFVTSPAPCPYLPGRQERKVFTELKGAHADQLNEALGRIGFRRSQTVAYRPSCLDCQACVSVRVVAREFKASSTQKRDLKRNRDLIATECRPWATDEQFALLAKYLAVRHPDGGMSQMDELDYADMIEHTPVTSTVIEYREPTADGEPGRLVGACLTDRQGDGLSMIYSFYDPDHENRAGLGNYIILDHIQRAAESGVPYVYLGYWVEGSPRMQYKVRYRPLEKLTRDGWRRMDSGEQSKLIAEATAPRGEKTGTIGAARGKDGQPVKFPAS; encoded by the coding sequence GTGACGGCCCCGATCCGCTTCCCCCGCTTTTTCGTGACGAGCCCTGCGCCGTGCCCGTATCTTCCCGGGCGCCAGGAACGCAAGGTCTTCACCGAACTCAAGGGAGCACATGCGGACCAGCTGAACGAGGCATTGGGCCGGATCGGATTCCGCCGCAGCCAGACCGTCGCCTATCGCCCGAGCTGCCTTGATTGCCAGGCTTGCGTATCGGTTCGTGTCGTGGCCCGTGAGTTCAAGGCGTCGAGCACGCAGAAGCGCGACCTTAAGCGCAACCGCGATCTGATCGCCACCGAATGCCGGCCTTGGGCGACCGATGAGCAGTTCGCTCTACTTGCCAAGTATCTCGCCGTGCGCCATCCCGATGGCGGCATGTCGCAAATGGACGAGCTCGATTATGCCGACATGATCGAACACACGCCGGTCACCAGCACGGTGATCGAATATCGCGAACCAACTGCGGATGGCGAACCGGGGCGGCTCGTCGGAGCCTGTCTGACCGATCGCCAGGGCGATGGCCTGTCGATGATTTATTCGTTCTACGATCCCGATCACGAAAACCGTGCCGGGCTCGGCAACTACATCATTCTCGACCACATCCAGCGCGCGGCAGAATCCGGGGTGCCCTATGTCTATCTCGGCTATTGGGTCGAGGGCAGCCCGCGCATGCAATACAAGGTCCGCTATCGCCCACTTGAAAAGCTTACCCGCGATGGGTGGCGGCGGATGGATTCGGGCGAACAGAGCAAACTGATCGCCGAAGCGACAGCTCCGCGTGGCGAAAAGACTGGAACGATTGGCGCAGCAAGGGGTAAAGACGGGCAACCGGTAAAATTCCCTGCGAGCTGA
- a CDS encoding autotransporter assembly complex family protein, with translation MQRLQFNLALAAGLCAASAFVPAGAFAHSQAQEADEQPATPPPTPEEDEQDASPPPSRTLDELIPEGVVDNAEDWATQGVTNPAAPLPDAEAVGDAAQTDLMQPVDPAFTATFDDLGIPEPQRLEPDPEVQAIAEIDAPDLVELPELEEFRVSDELILAFPADNDRFPERTNFIDRFRALSTIEDLDSDDDTIPQLAARARADEELLVQMLRTYGYYSGEVARQLSGGRRGDNGDIAASDTDPQVRFDILPGERYRFAEIDLGRLDTAPDYEALRAAFEIQPGDPLQSDRIIAEEADLRIALGETGYPFAEIDAPSLLIDHARQEGDLSLPVEPGGKYVFAGVTSEDPRFLSDRHLERIARFDEGDVYQASLQADLRRAILATGLVSSAVVTPREITPPSEGQPGEVELDVEFERAPLRTIAGAIGYGTEDGLKVEASWEHRNLFPPEGSLKLRGIVGTREQLASVTYKRNNFLDRDQVLTIDAYASDIETEAVDARTVALRGSFERISNLLFQKPFSWQIGAEALYTDERNRVISGIPRERQTYRILGLFGRATIDASDDLLDPTTGYRVTGFLAPEVSSSIGTETFYVRAQADASYYMPVGSTVLAGRVRAATIQGAQAFQIAPSRRLYAGGGGSVRGYGFQAIGPRNDLGEPTGGGSLVEVSLEARIQTGLLDGAVEVVPFIDAGSVSLGSTPDFRFIQYGAGVGIRYKTSFGPIRVDVGTPLNPTEFDAPVVVYVSLGQAF, from the coding sequence TTGCAACGTTTACAATTCAATCTGGCTCTCGCGGCCGGGCTTTGCGCGGCAAGCGCATTCGTTCCGGCAGGGGCATTTGCGCACTCGCAAGCGCAGGAAGCCGACGAACAACCTGCAACGCCTCCTCCGACACCCGAAGAGGATGAGCAGGACGCTTCGCCGCCGCCCAGTCGCACACTGGATGAACTCATTCCCGAAGGCGTTGTCGATAATGCGGAAGACTGGGCAACACAGGGCGTCACCAATCCAGCCGCGCCGCTACCGGATGCCGAAGCAGTAGGGGACGCGGCGCAAACCGATCTGATGCAGCCGGTCGATCCGGCTTTCACGGCCACGTTCGACGACCTCGGAATTCCCGAACCCCAGCGCCTCGAACCCGATCCCGAAGTGCAAGCAATCGCCGAGATTGATGCGCCGGACCTTGTGGAACTGCCTGAGCTCGAGGAATTCCGCGTCAGCGATGAACTGATCCTCGCCTTCCCTGCCGACAATGACCGCTTCCCCGAGCGCACCAACTTCATCGACCGTTTCCGCGCGCTGTCGACGATTGAGGATCTCGATAGCGACGACGATACGATTCCGCAGCTCGCCGCCCGCGCCCGCGCCGACGAGGAGCTGCTGGTCCAGATGCTGCGCACCTACGGATATTATTCCGGCGAAGTCGCCCGCCAGCTGTCAGGGGGCCGGCGCGGCGACAATGGCGACATCGCGGCAAGCGATACGGATCCGCAGGTGCGTTTCGATATCCTGCCTGGAGAACGCTATCGATTTGCCGAAATCGACCTCGGACGGCTCGATACGGCGCCCGATTACGAAGCATTGCGAGCGGCATTCGAAATCCAGCCGGGCGATCCGCTTCAATCCGACCGGATCATCGCCGAAGAAGCCGATCTGCGCATCGCGCTTGGCGAAACCGGCTATCCCTTTGCCGAAATCGACGCGCCTTCACTGCTGATCGACCATGCCCGGCAAGAGGGCGACCTCTCGCTTCCAGTCGAGCCGGGCGGCAAATACGTCTTCGCTGGCGTGACGAGCGAAGACCCGCGCTTCCTTTCCGACCGGCACCTCGAACGCATCGCTCGTTTCGATGAGGGCGATGTCTACCAGGCCAGCCTGCAGGCGGATCTGCGCCGCGCGATCCTTGCAACCGGTCTCGTTTCGAGCGCGGTCGTAACACCCCGCGAGATTACCCCTCCCAGCGAAGGCCAGCCGGGTGAGGTCGAACTCGATGTCGAATTCGAACGCGCGCCGCTGCGTACCATTGCAGGCGCAATCGGCTACGGCACCGAGGACGGGTTGAAGGTCGAAGCGAGCTGGGAGCACCGCAATCTCTTCCCGCCCGAGGGATCGCTCAAGTTGCGCGGGATCGTAGGCACGCGTGAACAACTCGCGAGCGTAACCTACAAGCGCAACAACTTCCTCGATCGTGATCAGGTGCTGACGATCGACGCCTATGCGAGCGATATCGAAACCGAAGCGGTCGACGCGCGCACGGTGGCTCTGCGCGGATCGTTCGAGCGGATTTCCAATCTCCTATTCCAGAAGCCGTTCAGCTGGCAGATCGGCGCCGAGGCGCTCTACACCGATGAGCGCAACCGCGTGATCAGCGGCATCCCGCGCGAGCGCCAGACTTACCGGATATTGGGCCTGTTCGGTCGCGCGACTATCGATGCGAGCGACGACCTGCTCGATCCGACCACCGGCTACCGCGTAACCGGCTTCCTCGCACCAGAGGTTTCCAGCTCGATCGGGACCGAGACTTTTTACGTCCGGGCGCAGGCCGACGCGAGCTACTACATGCCGGTCGGCAGCACCGTGCTCGCCGGACGTGTACGCGCAGCGACGATTCAAGGGGCGCAGGCCTTCCAGATCGCGCCCTCACGCAGGCTCTATGCCGGTGGTGGTGGATCGGTACGCGGCTACGGCTTCCAGGCCATCGGTCCGCGCAACGACCTCGGAGAGCCAACCGGCGGCGGATCATTGGTCGAGGTTTCGCTGGAGGCTCGCATCCAGACCGGCCTGCTCGATGGCGCGGTTGAAGTCGTGCCCTTCATCGATGCCGGGTCGGTTTCGCTTGGCTCGACCCCCGATTTCCGCTTCATCCAGTACGGCGCTGGCGTCGGGATCCGCTACAAGACCAGCTTCGGCCCGATCCGCGTCGATGTCGGCACGCCGCTCAATCCGACCGAATTCGACGCGCCCGTAGTAGTCTATGTTAGTCTCGGGCAGGCGTTCTGA